A genomic segment from Gracilinanus agilis isolate LMUSP501 chromosome 1, AgileGrace, whole genome shotgun sequence encodes:
- the MIER2 gene encoding mesoderm induction early response protein 2, which translates to MEDSQWKGPEMRDTVKNITKVHVIRLSIYEKEDQLLWDPNVLPEGEVEEFLYRAVNRQWEEMASSQIPVGVTVKDNEQALYELVKCNFNVEEALRRLRFNVKVIRDELCAWSDEECRNFEHGFRVHGKNFHLIQANKVRTRSVGECVEYYYMWKKSDRYDYFTQQTRFGRKKYVQPGATDFADNDLDSGEVEGSGRSRSSPPVPSATDCLDSAFPQDHLAMESTEPLSVESTACSLGSLNESGQCSTPSEANCSLDPAEEPSGIPLPQRSLTPAHVGFYPLPEVDKAELGPAPAGRLAVDLALPAALPGEELPLISSHVDLDRDPEEAVAPAQVALSVTDFGLLGIGDVNPFLAAHPACPAPVLHPEPLSHCNVMTC; encoded by the exons TCTATGAGAAAGAAGACCAGCTGCTCTGGGATCCCAATGTCCTTCCTGAAGGGGAAGTAGAAGAGTTTCTATACAGGGCAGTGAACCGGCAGTGGGAGGAGATGGCCAGCTCTCAGATCCCTGTTGGGGTAACTGTGAAAGACAATGAGCAG GCCCTATATGAGCTGGTGAAATGCAACTTCAACGTAGAAGAGGCACTTCGGCGGCTGCGGTTCAACGTGAAAGTGATCCGAG ATGAACTTTGTGCTTGGAGTGATGAAGAATGTAGGAATTTTGAGCACGGCTTCAGGGTCCATGGGAAAAATTTCCATCTGATACAGGCAAACAAG GTGCGCACACGGTCAGTGGGTGAGTGCGTGGAGTACTACTATATGTGGAAGAAGTCTGATCGATACGACTACTTCACTCAGCAGACCCGCTTCGGCCGGAAGAAGTACGTCCAGCCCGGAGCCAC GGACTTTGCCGACAACGACTTGGACAGTGGTGAGGTAGAAGGCTCTGGCCGCTCACGGAGCTCCCCGCCTGTCCCTTCTGCCACCGACTGCCTGGattcagcctttccccaagaCCACCTAGCGATGGAGAGCACAG aaCCCCTCAGTGTGGAGAGTACAGCCTGCAGCTTGGGCAGCCTGAATGAGTCCGGTCAATGCAGCACACCCTCAGAGGCCAACTGCTCCTTGGACCCAGCTGAGGAGCCCTCGGGCATCCCTCTGCCCCAGCGCTCCCTTACCCCAGCTCATGTAGGCTTCTATCCACTGCCAGAAGTTGACAAGGCAGAGCTGGGTCCAGCCCCTGCTGGGCGACTGGCAGTGGACTTGGCTTTGCCTGCAGCACTCCCTGGGGAGGAGCTGCCTCTCATCTCCAGCCATGTGGATTTGGACAGAGACCCAGAGGAAGCTGTGGCCCCTGCCCAAGTGGCCCTGTCAGTCACAGATTTTGGACTCCTTGGCATCGGGGATGTAAATCCTTTCCTGGCTGCCCACCCCGCCTGCCCAGCCCCTGTGCTGCACCCTGAGCCCTTGTCACA CTGTAACGTGATGACCTGTTGA